Proteins from a genomic interval of Acetobacterium woodii DSM 1030:
- the malQ gene encoding 4-alpha-glucanotransferase yields MSLKSRASGVLMPISCLPGDYGIGTLGKDARRFVDLLQTMGFTYWQILPIGPIDACFSPYKSTSAFAGNPLLIDLDILNQWGLLTADEIISCKSLAPPYSIDYPNLINNRDTIFKLAFSRLTTDFSNEINQYSLANHDWLADFALYTVLCEQFSENDWTKWKNADLVKHTPAAIAAAITAYQDAIDYQIFLQYVYNRQWIDFKNYANSKGIKIIGDMPIYIAHTSADVWCHPELFQLDENGIPINVAGVPPDYFSETGQLWGNPLYRWDVMKKNNYRWWLRRIQKSFADFDTVRIDHFRAFSAYWSVPATAPTAKSGNWIPGPARDFFKQLEKSFPAANIIAEDLGFQDPELIKLLSNTGFPGMRIMEFAFIDKLNNIHLPHNYTANMVAYSGTHDNNTLLGTFFEYSPEQRRYAFNYCGYCEAWENQWQIGGYQSPSCRAFIRTLFQSVANLVMLPIQDLCGYGSDTRINKPGTTENNWIFRMTREELSNIDTDWFNQLNHLYRRIE; encoded by the coding sequence ATGTCACTTAAATCACGTGCCAGTGGTGTTCTGATGCCAATCTCTTGTCTACCCGGAGATTACGGCATTGGAACGCTGGGCAAAGACGCTCGCCGTTTCGTCGATCTCCTTCAAACCATGGGTTTTACTTATTGGCAAATATTACCGATAGGTCCTATCGACGCCTGTTTCTCACCGTATAAAAGCACCTCGGCTTTTGCGGGAAATCCGCTCCTGATTGACTTGGATATTTTAAACCAATGGGGTCTGTTAACAGCTGACGAAATAATATCCTGCAAATCTTTGGCGCCCCCTTATTCAATCGATTATCCTAATCTCATTAACAATCGTGACACGATCTTCAAGCTTGCTTTTTCTCGCCTGACAACTGATTTTAGCAACGAAATTAATCAATATTCTCTCGCTAACCATGATTGGTTGGCTGATTTTGCGCTGTATACGGTTCTCTGTGAACAATTTTCTGAGAACGATTGGACCAAATGGAAAAACGCCGATCTGGTAAAACACACCCCCGCCGCTATTGCTGCCGCAATAACTGCTTATCAGGATGCGATCGATTATCAAATCTTTCTTCAATATGTTTACAATCGCCAATGGATTGACTTTAAAAATTACGCCAATTCAAAAGGTATCAAAATAATTGGTGATATGCCGATCTATATCGCCCACACCAGTGCCGACGTCTGGTGTCATCCTGAGCTTTTTCAACTTGATGAAAACGGCATCCCGATTAATGTTGCCGGCGTACCTCCCGACTATTTTTCGGAAACTGGTCAATTGTGGGGCAACCCTTTATATCGTTGGGATGTGATGAAAAAAAATAATTATCGATGGTGGCTGCGACGTATTCAAAAATCTTTTGCCGACTTTGACACCGTTCGGATCGATCATTTCCGCGCTTTTTCCGCTTATTGGTCGGTTCCCGCAACAGCTCCAACAGCCAAAAGCGGAAACTGGATTCCCGGTCCGGCAAGGGATTTTTTTAAGCAATTGGAAAAAAGCTTTCCCGCTGCCAATATTATTGCCGAAGATTTAGGTTTTCAAGATCCCGAACTGATAAAACTTTTATCCAATACCGGCTTCCCGGGGATGCGGATTATGGAATTTGCTTTTATCGACAAGCTGAATAATATCCATCTTCCCCATAATTATACCGCCAACATGGTCGCTTATTCAGGCACGCATGACAACAATACCTTATTAGGCACATTTTTTGAGTATTCTCCTGAACAACGACGTTATGCCTTTAACTATTGTGGTTACTGTGAAGCCTGGGAAAATCAGTGGCAAATCGGTGGCTATCAAAGCCCCTCATGTCGCGCATTTATCCGTACGCTTTTTCAAAGTGTCGCCAATCTGGTTATGCTTCCTATTCAGGATCTATGTGGTTACGGTAGTGACACCCGTATTAACAAACCCGGAACGACTGAAAACAACTGGATTTTTCGCATGACCCGCGAAGAATTATCAAATATTGACACCGATTGGTTTAATCAATTGAATCATCTTTATCGCCGCATCGAATAA
- the ybaK gene encoding Cys-tRNA(Pro) deacylase: MTKQKEIKTNAMRILDKLKIEYKHQFYESPTFVSGLATANQLNLPPEFVYKTLVTEGKSKNYFVFVIPIAEELDMKKAARAVGEKSIAMLHLNDLTPVTGYVRGGCTAIGMKKQYQTVINDTAKTLDKIYISGGKVGLQLELKPDDLCKAAQAFYEDIIM; the protein is encoded by the coding sequence ATGACAAAACAAAAAGAAATAAAAACAAATGCAATGCGTATTTTAGATAAACTAAAAATTGAATATAAACATCAATTTTATGAAAGCCCAACTTTTGTGAGTGGTCTTGCGACTGCGAATCAGTTAAATCTACCACCTGAGTTCGTGTACAAGACCCTGGTAACCGAAGGCAAAAGCAAAAACTATTTTGTCTTTGTTATCCCCATCGCCGAAGAACTCGACATGAAGAAAGCAGCTAGAGCGGTCGGCGAAAAATCAATTGCGATGCTCCATTTAAATGATCTAACGCCAGTAACCGGTTATGTTCGCGGCGGCTGCACAGCAATCGGAATGAAAAAGCAATATCAGACCGTTATTAATGACACTGCCAAAACACTTGATAAAATTTACATCAGCGGCGGCAAGGTCGGTTTACAACTAGAACTGAAACCGGATGACTTATGCAAAGCCGCACAGGCTTTTTATGAAGATATTATTATGTAG
- a CDS encoding ABC transporter substrate-binding protein, translating into MKKTLSVLLSLAMVVTMVAGCSGGTSSSSSSSDSDVIKIGVFEPLTGANAAGGELEVEGVKLANQLRPEVLGKKVELVVADNKSDKAEATTAAARLIEKDKVVAILGSWGSSLSIAAGDVVKTNKIPAVALSATNPQVTAGNDYYFRVCFLDPFQGTVMANYAYKNLNAKKVAIIQEVSNDYSVGLAKFFTDSFTKLTGDPNAIVSTGNYNTGDQDFNGILTNIKATNPDVIFAPGNFTESALIIKQARALGITAPFIGGDTWETNEFITVGGTDVEGAVMSTFFDDTNPLTEAGKTFVTEYKKAYPDRENIAAVTALGYDGYMMTLDAIERAGSTDPVAIRDALAQTTDFEGATGMITIDANGDATKNEAIIKTVKDGKFTYQDSVTID; encoded by the coding sequence GTGAAAAAAACGCTATCTGTATTATTGTCTCTTGCCATGGTTGTTACCATGGTAGCTGGATGTTCGGGAGGAACATCATCATCATCTTCTTCAAGTGACAGTGATGTCATTAAAATTGGTGTCTTTGAACCATTAACTGGTGCCAATGCTGCTGGTGGTGAACTGGAAGTTGAAGGTGTTAAATTAGCCAATCAATTACGTCCAGAAGTATTAGGAAAAAAAGTTGAATTAGTCGTTGCTGATAATAAATCAGATAAAGCTGAAGCAACCACTGCCGCTGCTCGTTTGATCGAAAAAGACAAAGTTGTTGCAATCTTAGGTTCTTGGGGATCTTCACTCTCAATTGCCGCTGGTGATGTTGTCAAAACAAACAAGATTCCGGCTGTTGCGCTTTCAGCCACTAACCCACAGGTAACTGCTGGAAATGATTACTATTTCCGTGTTTGCTTCTTAGACCCTTTCCAGGGAACCGTAATGGCTAATTATGCCTATAAAAACCTAAATGCTAAAAAAGTTGCCATTATCCAAGAAGTATCAAACGATTACTCCGTTGGTTTAGCAAAATTCTTTACTGATTCTTTCACCAAATTAACCGGCGATCCCAACGCGATTGTTTCCACCGGAAACTATAATACTGGCGATCAGGATTTCAACGGTATCTTAACTAACATTAAAGCAACCAACCCAGATGTTATTTTTGCACCCGGTAACTTTACCGAATCAGCATTAATTATCAAACAAGCTCGCGCACTGGGAATCACCGCACCATTTATCGGTGGTGATACCTGGGAAACAAATGAATTCATCACCGTTGGTGGTACCGATGTTGAAGGTGCAGTTATGTCAACATTCTTTGATGATACCAATCCGCTGACCGAAGCTGGTAAAACATTTGTTACCGAATATAAAAAAGCATATCCGGATCGTGAAAATATTGCGGCTGTAACAGCGCTTGGTTATGACGGATACATGATGACACTTGATGCCATTGAACGTGCCGGTTCTACTGATCCTGTTGCTATCCGCGACGCATTAGCGCAAACAACTGACTTTGAAGGTGCTACCGGGATGATTACGATTGACGCCAATGGTGATGCAACCAAAAATGAAGCGATCATCAAAACGGTTAAAGATGGGAAATTTACTTATCAGGATTCAGTTACCATCGATTAG
- a CDS encoding glutamate--cysteine ligase GshA → MIEIIKSKMTPESILTAEFGVEREGLRVTNQGKLALTPHPSVFGDKLKNPYITTDFSESQVELVTPVFDSVDETYRFLEALTDIAIAEIGANDELLWPYSMPCDIPADELIPIATYQGENGRKARAYREKLMIKYGGKRQLISGIHYNFSFGETFIKTLWKESGGVESFKDFKDHMYLKVLRNYLRYRWLIIYLMGCTPGLHDSYIKECLECMGDCGNETFLSQNGISARNGSCSGYRNEIDLYPDYRSTKDYIKSINEFIKRGEISEAKELYAQIRLKPKNFQNVLKSLETDGIQYLEIRTIDLNVFDKCGIAQIDLEFMNVFMLFLLLEGEEYFDTWQQEALINELAVAEHGLEPDLELLDHQQWTLKTAWAEDILDKIMELNQYLDLKQDRCI, encoded by the coding sequence ATGATCGAAATTATAAAGAGTAAAATGACACCAGAAAGTATTTTAACTGCCGAGTTTGGGGTTGAACGGGAAGGGCTTCGAGTTACTAACCAAGGAAAGTTGGCATTAACGCCACATCCGTCAGTTTTTGGAGATAAGCTTAAAAATCCATATATAACAACCGATTTTTCCGAAAGTCAGGTTGAATTAGTTACGCCGGTTTTTGATTCAGTTGACGAAACGTATCGTTTTTTAGAAGCCCTGACAGATATTGCAATTGCTGAAATTGGCGCTAATGATGAGTTGCTTTGGCCCTATTCCATGCCTTGTGACATTCCCGCGGATGAGTTGATCCCAATTGCGACCTATCAGGGCGAAAATGGGCGAAAAGCAAGAGCGTATCGGGAAAAATTAATGATTAAATATGGTGGAAAAAGACAACTGATCTCGGGAATTCATTATAACTTCTCTTTTGGCGAAACATTTATAAAAACACTCTGGAAAGAGTCTGGTGGAGTGGAAAGTTTTAAAGATTTTAAAGATCATATGTACTTAAAAGTTTTGCGGAACTATTTACGGTATCGCTGGTTAATTATTTATTTAATGGGGTGTACCCCTGGGTTACATGATTCATATATCAAAGAATGCCTGGAATGTATGGGAGATTGCGGAAATGAGACTTTTTTAAGTCAGAACGGAATTTCGGCCAGAAATGGCAGTTGCAGTGGTTATCGTAATGAAATTGACTTGTATCCGGATTATCGTTCGACAAAAGATTATATAAAAAGTATCAATGAGTTTATCAAAAGAGGAGAGATATCAGAAGCTAAAGAACTTTACGCCCAGATTCGACTAAAGCCAAAGAACTTTCAAAACGTTCTAAAGTCTTTAGAAACGGATGGAATTCAGTACCTGGAGATCCGTACCATTGATCTCAATGTTTTTGATAAATGTGGAATTGCCCAAATAGACCTTGAATTTATGAATGTCTTTATGCTTTTTTTATTATTAGAAGGGGAAGAATATTTTGATACCTGGCAACAAGAGGCTTTAATTAACGAGCTAGCTGTGGCTGAACATGGACTTGAACCGGATTTGGAATTATTGGATCATCAACAGTGGACGTTAAAAACAGCTTGGGCTGAAGATATTTTAGATAAGATCATGGAGTTGAATCAATACCTTGATTTAAAGCAGGATCGCTGTATTTAA
- the hslO gene encoding Hsp33 family molecular chaperone HslO: MPDYVIKATAGNGQIRVFAATTKEIAETARELHQTSPVVTQALGRLLTAGSLMGSMMKNDDELMTLKIAGDGPMSGLLVTADAHGNVKGYPYVSDLNDSMEAPMLVSEAIGEGSLNILKDIGLKEPYVGYSPLISGELAEDLTYYFAQSEQIPTSVSLGVLLNDDGTVRQAGGFIIQLLPDTTDDVIDSLEEALTKTPSLTKLLDQGNSLETIIANLFIDLNLKVSDQTSTRFVCDCSRQRITKALISIGKQDLVEMISDQEDIEINCDFCNKKYLFSPADLQAILNRIEEG; the protein is encoded by the coding sequence ATGCCGGACTATGTAATAAAAGCCACTGCAGGCAATGGACAGATTCGGGTCTTTGCTGCTACCACGAAGGAAATCGCTGAAACTGCCCGAGAGCTTCATCAAACCAGCCCAGTTGTTACTCAAGCGCTGGGCCGATTGCTGACCGCGGGTTCTTTAATGGGTTCAATGATGAAAAACGACGATGAATTAATGACTTTAAAAATTGCCGGTGATGGTCCCATGAGTGGTTTGCTGGTAACAGCCGATGCTCATGGCAATGTCAAAGGTTATCCCTATGTCAGTGATTTAAACGATTCAATGGAAGCTCCGATGCTGGTATCCGAAGCCATTGGCGAAGGATCGCTCAACATTTTAAAGGATATTGGACTGAAAGAACCTTATGTTGGTTATTCACCTTTGATTAGCGGCGAACTTGCCGAAGATCTCACCTATTATTTTGCCCAGTCCGAACAGATTCCAACCTCAGTATCGCTTGGTGTTCTCCTAAACGATGATGGCACCGTTAGACAAGCCGGCGGGTTTATTATTCAATTGCTGCCTGACACGACCGACGACGTTATTGACTCACTTGAAGAAGCCCTGACCAAGACACCATCTTTAACCAAACTTCTGGATCAGGGAAACAGCTTGGAAACAATTATCGCTAACTTGTTTATCGATCTGAATTTAAAGGTTTCTGATCAAACGAGCACCCGTTTTGTCTGTGATTGTTCACGACAACGTATTACCAAGGCACTTATTTCGATTGGAAAACAAGACCTTGTTGAGATGATTTCCGACCAGGAAGATATTGAGATTAATTGTGACTTTTGTAATAAAAAGTATCTCTTTTCACCTGCGGATCTGCAAGCAATTCTTAATCGCATTGAAGAGGGTTAA
- the rlmH gene encoding 23S rRNA (pseudouridine(1915)-N(3))-methyltransferase RlmH — MNIRIITVGKIKEKYLTLAIQEYAKRLNSYCRLEIIEVKDEKIPENASEAQRTKALQSEGKRILNYLKEQDILVTLEICGDQMDSQSFAQKIETYGIQGKSQLTFVIGGSIGLCPEIKKRSNWKLSFSEMTFPHQLFRVILLEQVYRAFKIINGETYHK, encoded by the coding sequence ATGAATATTCGGATTATCACGGTTGGTAAAATAAAAGAAAAGTATTTAACGTTGGCCATTCAGGAATATGCCAAACGCCTCAACAGTTACTGCCGCTTGGAAATAATTGAGGTTAAAGATGAAAAAATCCCTGAAAATGCCAGCGAAGCGCAACGAACAAAAGCTCTGCAAAGCGAAGGAAAACGAATCCTCAATTACCTCAAAGAACAGGATATTCTTGTTACTCTGGAAATTTGCGGTGACCAAATGGATTCACAATCCTTTGCCCAAAAAATCGAAACCTATGGTATTCAAGGCAAAAGTCAACTGACCTTTGTTATTGGCGGATCGATTGGTCTTTGCCCAGAAATCAAAAAACGTTCAAATTGGAAATTATCCTTTTCTGAAATGACGTTTCCCCACCAGTTATTTCGGGTCATACTCTTAGAACAAGTGTATCGCGCCTTTAAAATAATAAATGGTGAGACCTATCATAAATAA